From Magnetovibrio sp. PR-2, a single genomic window includes:
- a CDS encoding mitochondrial fission ELM1 family protein: MAFSGDHARVWLLIDDRAGNKSQVLGVARALGLPFEIKEIAYTAAAALPNYMLMASFSMLTQSSRVNLAAPWPDIVIAAGRRTAPVARRIKELSGGKAFLVQIMHPGSSGEDDFSLIAVPRHDGMGEAENRFTMTGSPHSVTPETMAEARMQWGGKFDTLPKPHIALIVGGDTKRKKFSPAMAQELGERAAKLASEAGGSLLITTSRRSSPEATQALIGALGDVPSNIFKWGDEGENPYMGYLALADHIIVTGDSMSMCSEVCATGVPVYIYAPKKLTSLKHGRLHSDLYDRGFARPLESADALEDWSHDPLNAALEVAAELRKRLNLSDGSS, translated from the coding sequence ATGGCCTTTTCAGGCGACCACGCACGCGTATGGCTTTTGATTGATGACCGCGCGGGAAACAAGTCACAGGTTTTGGGTGTTGCCCGGGCTTTGGGCTTGCCGTTTGAGATTAAAGAAATCGCTTATACAGCTGCAGCGGCCTTGCCAAACTATATGCTGATGGCGTCCTTTTCCATGCTGACCCAGTCCAGCCGTGTGAACTTGGCCGCGCCTTGGCCGGACATCGTGATTGCAGCCGGACGGCGCACGGCCCCCGTTGCGCGCCGGATCAAGGAACTGTCGGGTGGCAAAGCGTTCTTAGTTCAGATCATGCACCCAGGTTCCAGCGGGGAAGACGATTTCTCGCTCATCGCCGTGCCGCGTCACGACGGCATGGGCGAAGCAGAAAATCGCTTTACCATGACAGGATCGCCACACAGTGTGACGCCAGAGACCATGGCCGAAGCCCGCATGCAGTGGGGCGGTAAGTTCGACACTTTGCCCAAGCCACATATCGCCCTGATCGTCGGCGGCGATACCAAGCGTAAAAAGTTCAGCCCTGCCATGGCGCAAGAACTCGGTGAACGTGCTGCAAAACTGGCCAGTGAGGCTGGTGGCAGTTTGCTGATCACAACATCGCGCCGCTCTTCACCGGAAGCCACCCAAGCTTTAATCGGAGCTCTGGGCGACGTGCCTTCGAATATCTTCAAGTGGGGCGATGAAGGGGAAAACCCTTACATGGGCTACTTGGCCTTAGCGGATCACATCATCGTAACCGGGGACAGTATGTCCATGTGTTCCGAAGTGTGCGCCACGGGGGTGCCGGTGTATATTTATGCACCGAAGAAGCTGACGTCCTTGAAACACGGTCGTTTGCATTCTGATCTATATGATCGCGGCTTCGCAAGGCCTTTGGAAAGTGCCGACGCGTTGGAAGACTGGTCGCATGATCCGCTGAATGCTGCACTTGAAGTTGCCGCGGAATTGCGCAAACGCCTCAATCTCAGTGATGGGAGTTCGTAA